The segment CGGCAAGTCCCTGATTTATATTATCTTTTTTAAACTCGAAGTCTACTTCGACGATTCTACCATCTTCGATGGCAAAAATATAGCTATTTTTCTTTTCATTGTAACCAAAAGATGTCATTTTAAAATTAAGAGAAATTTTATCCATTATATCACCTGTGGGAAGGGATACTATCTCAAAAGCTTCCCCATCAAAAACAGCTGCTATCAGGCCATATTCATCCACGATACCATGCCTGACATCTGATAAATCTGATTTAGCCAGACTATTTTGTGATACCTCCCCTGATTTAAATAATGGGATAGTTGTCCACAGAAGGAATAAAAACACGAGTAAAACTGCCAATATTGTACCTATTCCACCCACCGTTATAAGGTATCTGGCAATCTTATCCGCTAATTTTCTACGAAGATTTTTTTCCATCATTTCATCACCATCTATAGATCATGGGGGTTGCCCCCCATAATAATCTGATACACTATTTTAAGCCAACTTTAGCAAGCTCTGCCTCAGCTACTTTGTTTGTGATAGGAAAATATCCATCTTTCACAACAACTTCTTGCCCCTGTTTACTAAATACCAACTTCAAAAACTCTGCCCTGAGAGGATCAAGCGTACTACCTGGCTTGTAGTTTACATATACATAAAGAAATCTTGCCAATGGATATTCACCAGTATATGCATGGGCGGCATCTGGTTCTACACATTTACCACCTTTCTTTTCAGTTAAAGCCACAGCTTTTACTCCTGCGGTCTTATAACCAATACCGCTGTAACCTATAGCGTACTTATCGCTTGTAACCCCCTGAACCACGGAAGAACTACCAGGCTGTTCTTTAACAGTATCCTTATAGTCTCCGTTTTTAAACACATGCTCCTTAAAATAGCCATAAGTACCTGATGCAGAGTTCCTACCATAAAGACTGATCGGCTTATTAGCCCATTCGCCCGTAAGCCCCAGATCACCCCAGGTTACTATATCCTTTTGGTATCCACGTTTTCTTGTTTTGGAAAAGATAGCATCCACCTCTTCGAGGGATAAACATTGGATTGGATTATCCTTATTGACATACACCGCAAGCATATCGATGCTCGTTCTCAACCCAGTAGGCTTGTAACCATACTTCTTTTCAAAATCATCCATCTCTTTTGCCTTCATCTCCCTACTCATCGGACCAAAATGTGCAGTTCCTGATATCAAAGCAGCTGGAGCAGTGGAAGAGCCTTTCCCTTCGATTTCAATCTTAACATTTGGGTAGTAGCTCATATACTTTTCTGCCCAGAGAGTCATAAGATTATTCATCGTGTCTGAACCAACACTCTTTAAATTACCTGATACACCCTTTACCTTTTTGTAGCTTGGAAGCTTACTGTCAACCATACTTGAAGCAAAGAGATTCACAGCTGTAATAGATACTATTGCAATAGACAATATCAGCTTTTTCATAAAAAAACCTCCGTTTTTTTGTCATCACAAAAGTAGGAGGAATTTGTTATGAAACGTTCGTAAAATTTTAAAATTTTTGTAAAATGATTAAATTAGTCTTTTAACTTTTCTTTTATGAATTCCATATCGTAGTTTTCTGGAACCTCGATTATCTTATACCTTGATTTTTCACCTGAGATAATACCAACCTCTTTTTTACTGAGATTAAGTGACTGTGAAATAAAGCTTATCAACTCTTCATTAGCCTTACCATCTGTCGGGGGTGATTTTATTTTTATCTTTATACACCCGTTAAACTCACCATCATAAGCTGTCTTTTTGGCACCAGGCTGAACGTATATCTTTATCCTCATAACAAAAAACTCTTTTTTTTTCGATAAAAATGCATTAAAATCTACCTAAATTCAATACTTTTCTTTGGAGAGAAGATGAAGATAGCAATCATAGGAGCCACAGGTTACACAGGATTTGAGCTGATAAAGATAGCATTGAGGCATCCACATATTAAGTTAAAGTATCTCACCAGCGATTCAAGTGCAGACAAAAAGATATCCGACATCTACCCTCATCTAAAAGGGTTGTGCGATATGACCTTAATCCCAAATGATTTTAATTCGATAGTATCGGATATAGATGCGGTATTTTTATGTTTGCCACATGGAGCATCTATGGATGCCGCCAAATTTTTCGCCGACCATAACAAGATCGTGATAGACCTCAGTGCAGATTTCAGAATATCAAATAGGGAAATCTATGAATCCACCTATAAAGAAACCCACAAATACCCAGATCTATTAAAAGAATTCGTATATGGAATCCCAGAACTTTTTGGGGATGATATACGAAAAACTAAACTTATCGCAAACCCCGGCTGCTATCCCACATCGATAATTTTACCCCTCTATCCATTGATAAAAAATGAACTTATAGATACAGATTTCATAATTGCAGACTCAAAATCAGGAGTTAGTGGAGCAGGAAAAAACCCCACAGAAAAGACACATTTCTGCGAAGTAAATGAGGATTTTAAACCCTACGGAATATTCAATCATAGGCATAATCCCGAAATAGACTTTATACTCTCAGGTAGTTATAAAAATTTACACGTGACCTTTACCCCCCACCTTTTGCCCATAAATAGAGGTATTCTATCGACCATCTACACAAAATCAAAATCAAACTTAAACCTGATCATAAAATGCCTCAGAGACACATACTCAGATAAACCATTTGTAAGAATATATGAAAAAGATATCCCATCGATAAAAAATGTTGCATATACAAATTTTATAGATATAGGCATTTACAAAGATAAGGATAACGTTATAATTGTTTCAACACTGGACAACTTGATAAAAGGTGCAAGTGGTCAGGCGGTACAGAATCTAAACATGTTATCAGGTTTTAAAGAAACAGATGGACTTTTGTGAGGTGTATATGAAAATAATTGAAAATGGTGGAGTTTGCACCCCTCTGGGGTTTTCTTCAGCTGCGGTGGCGGCAGATATAAAAGGTAACAGATCAGGAAAACTGGATCTTGCCCTCCTCGTATCCGAAATCCCATGTGAGGTTGTGGCTGTATTCACAAAAAATAGGGTAAAGGCTGCCCCGGTTGTTGCAGCGATGGAACAGCTCAAAAAAGTAGCCAAATTTTCCGGAATAATCGTAAATAGCGGTAATGCTAATGCATGTACAGGTAAACAGGGTATTGAGGACTATAAAACCATCACAAACAGCTTTGCCAAAAAGTTTGGCCATCCGGAAGATAGATTCCTCATGTCTTCCACCGGTGTAATAGGCGTTAGATTGCCTGTGGATAAGATTATAAAATCATTTGATGAATTAATAGATAAGATGGACGATGAAGATGATGAATTTACCCGAGCAATAATGACCACAGACACCAGACCCAAAAAGACTGCAGTGCTTGTGGAGACCCCAAAAGGGGTATACGTTATAGGTGCCGCCGCCAAGGGTGCCGGGATGATATCACCATCAATGGCCACCATGCTCTCATTTATCACAACCGATGTGGCGATAAAAAAAGATAAAATGCAGGAGATATTATCAAACGTAGTTGAGAAATCATTTAATTCTATCACCGTTGATGGTGATATGAGTACAAATGACACAGTGTTTCTCTTTTCAAACGGGTTAAGTGGAATAGTTCTAACGGATGACGAGGAGATTCGGCAGTTTGAAGAAGCCCTCCTTTATATCTGTAGATATCTTGCAAAGGAAATCGTCTTAGATGGGGAAGGTGCCACCAAATTGGTTCATATAACTGTAAAAAATGCAAAATCCATCGAAGATGCAAAAACCTGTGCCTTCAAAATTGCCAATTCACCCCTTGTGAAAACTATGTTTTTCGGTTCAGACCCAAACTGGGGTAGGCTGATGGCTTCAATAGGTGCATCATTGATTGATATAAATCCCGATACCATTGATATCTATTTCAATGATCTAAAATATGTGGAAAATAGTAGCCTCATCGACCCCTCTTTAGAAAAAAAGGTACACGATATCATGCTACAGAAAGAGTATGAAATTATCATCGATCTGAAAATAGGTAAAGGTTCATCATCTGTAATGACCTGCGACTTCAGCTATGATTATGTAAAGATAAATGCCGACTATAGAAGTTGATGGTTAGAACAATCTACCACTTAGGGAAATTTTTTGTAGATGGTTTCAGAGTTTTAAAAGACTACCTATTATTTTGCAATAAGGTATTATCAAGATTTCTGACCTTTAAAATATTAAATCCAGCCATTTTTATGGTCACATTAAGGCAGGTATATTTCACTGGCGTTCAGATAATCAGAGTTGTTGTGATAATAGCCATAATATTCGGTCTGGGGCTTGTGGGGACATTGGGTAAGTTTCTGATGAATATAGGTGCTTACCAGAAGATAGGAACTATCTTTGTAGTCGTTGTGATAAGGGAGGTTGCTCCATTTCTAACTGCACTACTTTTATCACTTAGAAGTGCCACAGCTGTGGGGGCAGAGATATCAATGATGAAATTAGGTTCAGAGATAAGATCTATAAAAATACATGGAATCGACGAATATAGCTATCTTTTTCTCCCAAGAATATTTGCAGGTATGGTTTGTTCCTTCTCTCTTGCCGTTATATTCTCTGCAGTATCAATAACAATAGGTTATTTCCTTTTGAGTTTTCAACTTAATATAACTTTTGATTATATGGTTTCACTCATTTTTGATGCTTTAAATATAAATGACATATTCTGCTTTATCTATAAAACAATACTTTTCGGCTTTACTCTAATGACATTACCAATTTTTACATCTATGGGTGTAGGTAAAGCAACCACAGATGTCCCAATCGCTTTATTAAAAGGGATGATGCGGGTCTTTTATGGACTAATTTTTGTTGAAATTACAGGTTTCTTTATATGAAAAAATTTATCGCCATAGACAACTACAATATTGATGATCTACTTGACAAATTAGGGTACTTAAATCTATATGATCTAAAATATTACATCATCTATAGATACCTACCATTGGTGGGCAATCTTTCAGTGTTAGAAAATATCGCTTTACCAACATCTTATTTTAAAAGAATCGGTATAAAAGAAATTATCCATTCAGTCGAAAGAGAGTTAAAATTATTTGGCATAGAAGATAAAATTCACTATAGAAGAGATCAACTTTCCGAGTTTGAAATCCTTGTGGTAAAATATCTATCAGCAAAGATCTTCGGAGTAAAAGAGATCGTCTTTATCAGACCTTTTGATCACTCAGGAGTTGGAATGTCGAATAAACTTATCGATTTTCTAAAAAATTGTGATGAAAATTATACAATATTAGATTACAATGAAACATACGACGATTACAAACAAATAGATGGTATAAGAGCGATGGAGATGGATGAATGGCTGACCCAAGATTTAAAGGGATAGAATTCAAAGTTGGTTTATTTATAATACTATCTATTCTTACTGTTTTAGTTGCTTTAGGACTTATAGCCTTTAATAAAAAAGTTTTGACCCCAAAGGTAAAAATTAAAATCTTATCCGATACCGGTGATGATCTCATCAATGGAATGCCTGTTATATTTTCTGGTTTCCAGATTGGTAGAGTCCAGGATCTAAACCTGGAAGATGATGGTAAAGTAATTATGGTGGTTAAAATCCCCAAAGATTACGTTAAATGGATAAAAGTTGATTCCGAGTGTAAATTGGAATCAAAGAATTTTCTTGGAGCCACCTCGATAGTTTTTTCAGGTGGAAAGGGAAGAGTTATACAGGATGGGGATAAATTTCATCTCAAAAGAAGTAGAGGTCTCGATGAATTAATTGAAAAGGCTAAGCCCGTTCTGGACGATGCCAAGCAGATAGTGGCAAATGTACGTGATATCACTGATACCCTCAATGATCCTGGAGGTGATCTTGCCAAACTGATGAGAGGACTCGGAAATCTCGGGGATGATCTCACCTACAAGAGGGGTTCCCTTGGTAAAATCTTAAGAACCGAAGAATTAAACGACAAGATCTCCAAAATCACCGATGATATTATTGTGTTACAAAAAAATCTCAATGACATCTCCTTAAAAGTATCAAAGATTTTGGATAAAGTGGATGATCGCGTAGCAGCTACAGATGAAACATTAAAAGAGGTCAATAATCTTGTTAAGAAATCAAATGAACTTATTACTGATGTAAACAAAAGGGTAAAAGAGATTGAGCCTATATTGAAAAATACCGAGCATATCTCAAAAAATTTAGCCGAAACATCTGACAACCTTACTCAGATTAAAAAAGAGGCAGAAGAGATTTTAAATTCTTCAAACCGTCTACTAATAAATTTAGAACAACGCTGGCCCTTTAGTAGCGGCAAAAAAACAGAAGGAACGATAAAAATACCATAAAGGTGGAGCAGTGAAAAAAAATTTAATACTATTAATATGTTCCTTGTTTTTGATCAATTGTTCATCC is part of the Calditerrivibrio nitroreducens DSM 19672 genome and harbors:
- a CDS encoding ABC transporter permease encodes the protein MVRTIYHLGKFFVDGFRVLKDYLLFCNKVLSRFLTFKILNPAIFMVTLRQVYFTGVQIIRVVVIIAIIFGLGLVGTLGKFLMNIGAYQKIGTIFVVVVIREVAPFLTALLLSLRSATAVGAEISMMKLGSEIRSIKIHGIDEYSYLFLPRIFAGMVCSFSLAVIFSAVSITIGYFLLSFQLNITFDYMVSLIFDALNINDIFCFIYKTILFGFTLMTLPIFTSMGVGKATTDVPIALLKGMMRVFYGLIFVEITGFFI
- the argC gene encoding N-acetyl-gamma-glutamyl-phosphate reductase, encoding MKIAIIGATGYTGFELIKIALRHPHIKLKYLTSDSSADKKISDIYPHLKGLCDMTLIPNDFNSIVSDIDAVFLCLPHGASMDAAKFFADHNKIVIDLSADFRISNREIYESTYKETHKYPDLLKEFVYGIPELFGDDIRKTKLIANPGCYPTSIILPLYPLIKNELIDTDFIIADSKSGVSGAGKNPTEKTHFCEVNEDFKPYGIFNHRHNPEIDFILSGSYKNLHVTFTPHLLPINRGILSTIYTKSKSNLNLIIKCLRDTYSDKPFVRIYEKDIPSIKNVAYTNFIDIGIYKDKDNVIIVSTLDNLIKGASGQAVQNLNMLSGFKETDGLL
- a CDS encoding PstS family phosphate ABC transporter substrate-binding protein translates to MKKLILSIAIVSITAVNLFASSMVDSKLPSYKKVKGVSGNLKSVGSDTMNNLMTLWAEKYMSYYPNVKIEIEGKGSSTAPAALISGTAHFGPMSREMKAKEMDDFEKKYGYKPTGLRTSIDMLAVYVNKDNPIQCLSLEEVDAIFSKTRKRGYQKDIVTWGDLGLTGEWANKPISLYGRNSASGTYGYFKEHVFKNGDYKDTVKEQPGSSSVVQGVTSDKYAIGYSGIGYKTAGVKAVALTEKKGGKCVEPDAAHAYTGEYPLARFLYVYVNYKPGSTLDPLRAEFLKLVFSKQGQEVVVKDGYFPITNKVAEAELAKVGLK
- a CDS encoding MlaD family protein, whose product is MADPRFKGIEFKVGLFIILSILTVLVALGLIAFNKKVLTPKVKIKILSDTGDDLINGMPVIFSGFQIGRVQDLNLEDDGKVIMVVKIPKDYVKWIKVDSECKLESKNFLGATSIVFSGGKGRVIQDGDKFHLKRSRGLDELIEKAKPVLDDAKQIVANVRDITDTLNDPGGDLAKLMRGLGNLGDDLTYKRGSLGKILRTEELNDKISKITDDIIVLQKNLNDISLKVSKILDKVDDRVAATDETLKEVNNLVKKSNELITDVNKRVKEIEPILKNTEHISKNLAETSDNLTQIKKEAEEILNSSNRLLINLEQRWPFSSGKKTEGTIKIP
- a CDS encoding DUF167 domain-containing protein, producing MRIKIYVQPGAKKTAYDGEFNGCIKIKIKSPPTDGKANEELISFISQSLNLSKKEVGIISGEKSRYKIIEVPENYDMEFIKEKLKD
- the argJ gene encoding bifunctional glutamate N-acetyltransferase/amino-acid acetyltransferase ArgJ, encoding MKIIENGGVCTPLGFSSAAVAADIKGNRSGKLDLALLVSEIPCEVVAVFTKNRVKAAPVVAAMEQLKKVAKFSGIIVNSGNANACTGKQGIEDYKTITNSFAKKFGHPEDRFLMSSTGVIGVRLPVDKIIKSFDELIDKMDDEDDEFTRAIMTTDTRPKKTAVLVETPKGVYVIGAAAKGAGMISPSMATMLSFITTDVAIKKDKMQEILSNVVEKSFNSITVDGDMSTNDTVFLFSNGLSGIVLTDDEEIRQFEEALLYICRYLAKEIVLDGEGATKLVHITVKNAKSIEDAKTCAFKIANSPLVKTMFFGSDPNWGRLMASIGASLIDINPDTIDIYFNDLKYVENSSLIDPSLEKKVHDIMLQKEYEIIIDLKIGKGSSSVMTCDFSYDYVKINADYRS